The following are encoded in a window of Castanea sativa cultivar Marrone di Chiusa Pesio chromosome 5, ASM4071231v1 genomic DNA:
- the LOC142636798 gene encoding protein indeterminate-domain 7: protein MMKGLMFQVQQQQQQLQQQVVEENMSNLTSASGEASVSSGNRTEIGNNYSQQYFAPPPTQTQPVMKKKRNLPGNPDPEAEVISLSPKTLMATNRFICEICNKGFQRDQNLQLHRRGHNLPWKLKQRTSKEIRKKVYVCPEPSCVHHDPSRALGDLTGIKKHFCRKHGEKKWKCDKCSKRYAVQSDWKAHSKTCGTREYRCDCGTLFSRRDSFITHRAFCDALAEESARAITTNNPLLSSQPGSSTPHILNLPQHQYNPQDLHAFTLKKEQQSFNLRPEIPPWLSFPGPPPPQPLDLSSSSSSIFSTRLDHPNHHPEFTQSHQDFSLHETPNPNPSLGPTLPPYQSVPSPHMSATALLQKAAQMGATMSNKTGSSSQGMMLRPTHQAHMSAASDSTNNTTGNKFGLNLSSHEEMGTTGTGFTHSLAVPFGNKAACSSAASAGASTTTGVASSVVHSPSFLHDMVSSLSSATGFEGTSFEDAFGGILNSKKTTTTNSNNASHFTRNDESGTGGGEGLTRDFLGLRALSHGDILNIAGLGHCMNTSNEHQNQPQKPWQG from the exons ATGATGAAGGGTTTGATGTTCCAagtccaacaacaacaacagcagctACAGCAGCAAGTTGTGGAGGAAAACATGTCTAATTTGACTTCTGCTTCTGGTGAAGCAAGTGTTTCTTCAGGCAACAGAACTGAAATAGGTAACAACTATTCTCAACAGTATTTTGCTCCTCCACCAACCCAAACTCAACCAGTgatgaaaaagaagagaaacctCCCAGGCAACCCAG ACCCAGAAGCAGAAGTGATATCTTTGTCTCCAAAGACTCTTATGGCAACAAATAGATTTATCTGTGAGATCTGTAACAAAGGGTTTCAAAGAGATCAGAATCTTCAACTTCATAGAAGAGGGCATAATTTGCCTTGGAAGCTAAAGCAGAGAACAAGCAAAGAGATAAGGAAGAAGGTGTATGTGTGCCCAGAACCTAGTTGTGTGCACCATGACCCATCAAGGGCTCTTGGAGACTTGACTGGAATCAAAAAGCACTTTTGCAGAAAGCATGGTGAGAAGAAGTGGAAATGTGACAAGTGCTCAAAGAGGTATGCAGTTCAATCAGATTGGAAAGCTCACTCCAAAACTTGTGGCACTAGGGAGTACAGATGTGACTGTGGAACCCTTTTCTCAAG GAGGGACAGTTTCATAACCCACCGAGCATTCTGTGATGCATTAGCTGAAGAGAGTGCAAGAGCTATCACAACAAATAACCCACTTCTCTCTTCTCAGCCTGGCTCTTCAACGCCTCACATTTTGAACCTCCCACAACACCAATATAATCCCCAAGACCTCCATGCATTTACTTTGAAAAAAGAGCAACAAAGTTTCAATTTAAGGCCAGAGATACCCCCATGGCTTTCCTTTCCTGGCCCACCGCCACCACAACCTCTTGACCTTTCATCCTCCTCATCATCAATCTTCTCCACGAGATTAGACCATCCTAATCATCATCCAGAATTCACACAGTCCCACCAAGACTTTTCCCTCCATGAAACaccaaaccctaaccctagtCTTGGACCCACTCTCCCTCCTTATCAGTCTGTACCATCCCCACACATGTCAGCCACTGCATTGCTTCAGAAAGCAGCTCAGATGGGTGCAACAATGAGCAACAAGACTGGCAGCTCATCACAAGGCATGATGTTGAGGCCCACACACCAGGCTCACATGTCTGCAGCTTCTGATTCTACCAACAACACAACTGGTAATAAGTTTGGATTGAATTTGTCTTCACATGAAGAGATGGGCACTACTGGTACTGGCTTTACCCATAGCTTGGCAGTTCCTTTTGGGAATAAAGCTGCATGCTCTTCTGCTGCCTCCGCTGGAGCAAGTACTACTACTGGTGTGGCCTCAAGTGTTGTTCATAGTCCTTCTTTTCTGCATGACATGGTGAGTTCTCTCTCCTCTGCAACTGGGTTTGAAGGAACTTCTTTTGAGGATGCATTTGGTGGGATTTTGAATTCAAAGaaaacaaccaccaccaacagCAACAACGCTAGCCATTTTACTAGGAATGATGAAAGTGGTACTGGTGGTGGTGAAGGTTTGACTAGAGACTTTTTGGGTCTTAGAGCTCTATCTCATGGCGACATTCTCAATATTGCTGGTCTTGGTCATTGTATGAACACTTCTAATGAGCATCAAAATCAACCCCAAAAACCATGGCAAGGTTAG